A genome region from Ctenopharyngodon idella isolate HZGC_01 chromosome 5, HZGC01, whole genome shotgun sequence includes the following:
- the susd2 gene encoding sushi domain-containing protein 2 has product MCKYKDKIHLCMFIVLFLQLLSRTAAQSCARSCGEKFTTCSCHSTCESLEDCCADYKQFCLDIEPHSGSLLGGTDFKILNVTFEQNINLTCRFNSEILTEGYVDESGVGHCISPLLYESGWIPFEVSTDGVDYDRAGRWLSVHHSKLGPAYKLILVNATQWQYYGTPNVGGDLKMIWISSLIKAESVNIELWGYNETGESYSANWEAEWKYLYTVGRDVPNSGVFSFTPQIAEKPYSLWDLGSMRVSPSSKQDGAHDVNALWSGAHAIAWHLEEAFRKDSAGWALEKCINWDKEEKAMPNFLTEITDCPCTLAQARADTGRFHTDYGCDIEAGSFCVYHPGAVHCVRAIQGSPEYGAGQQCCYDSTGAQVLTGDSIGGSTPDRGHDWGAPPYKKPPRVPAYSHWKYDVISFYYCCLWSDNCEYYFTHRPSSDCRTYRPPRAAAVLGDPHFMTFDGVTFTFNGKGEYSLVHSSAYELSVQGRTEPMKSENGSEVMATRLCSVAMREKDSDVIEVRLGDQVDELQVLMNQQVLFFSEQKWIDLKGVFVFSPKPTNVTVMFPSGTGVEVRAGGGVMTLTVLLPHDLHNQTQGLLGTMNDDPEDEFTSSNGVIIPSNSSAQDIFTYCAGWAITNETSLFTYDSTHLLNEYYYAPKHDPSFIPNFSVTEDPEDPLLEPTLNLCAGEGASFCKYDALSMRSLQQGNATLLSYRSHTSTKKALEPVQSCGWLPPPNHGQKEGTFYLEGATVTFSCNSGYRLYGSQERTCQGDGMWSGQDTHCVADNTLAIVLGSVGAVLAVVVMVIAIVVYTKKQKKEAMKQQDKVTYQQNASRL; this is encoded by the exons ATGTGCAAATATAAGGACAAAATCCATCTCTGTATGTTCATAGTGCTGTTTCTTCAGCTGTTATCCAGGACTGCAG CACAGTCATGTGCCAGAAGCTGTGGTGAGAAGTTTACCACATGCTCCTGTCATTCAACATGTGAATCTCTGGAGGACTGCTGTGCAGATTATAAACAGTTTTGCCTTGACATTGAACCACACTCTGGATCTTTGCTGGGAGGAACAGACTTTAAAATCCTCAATGTTACATTTGAGCAAAACATTAACCTCACTTGCAG GTTCAACTCAGAGATTTTGACGGAGGGCTATGTGGATGAGAGCGGCGTGGGTCACTGTATCTCTCCACTGCTCTATGAGTCGGGCTGGATCCCTTTTGAGGTGTCCACAGATGGAGTCGATTATGACAGAGCAGGGAGGTGGCTCTCAG tCCATCACAGTAAGCTGGGTCCTGCTTACAAGCTCATTCTGGTCAATGCCACACAGTGGCAGTACTACGGCACACCAAATGTCGGCGGGGATTTAAAAATGATATGGATATCATCTCTAATAAAAGCAGAGAGCGTCAACATCGAGCTGTGGGGTTACAATGAGACTG GAGAGTCATATTCTGCTAACTGGGAGGCAGAGTGGAAGTATCTGTACACCGTGGGCAGAGATGTGCCCAACAGTGGAGTTTTCAGTTTCACCCCACAGATTGCAGAAAAACCATACTCCCTCTGGGACCTAGGGAGCATGCGGGTCAGTCCCAGCTCTAAACAAGACGGAGCCCA TGATGTTAACGCCCTGTGGAGTGGGGCGCACGCAATCGCCTGGCATCTAGAGGAGGCCTTCAGGAAGGACTCTGCAGGCTGGGCCCTGGAAAAGTGTATCAATTGGGATAAAGAAGAGAAAGCAATGCCCAACTTCCTTACAGAGATCACTGACTGCCCCTGCACGCTGGCCCAGGCTCGTGCTGACACCGGCAGATTTCAC ACTGATTATGGCTGTGATATTGAGGCAGGTAGTTTCTGCGTTTACCATCCAGGTGCAGTTCACTGCGTTAGAGCCATACAGGGCAG TCCTGAGTATGGTGCCGGTCAGCAATGTTGCTATGACAGCACTGGAGCTCAGGTGCTCACGGGGGACTCTATTGGTGGCAGCACCCCTGATCGAGGGCACGACTGGGGGGCGCCGCCATACAAGAAACCTCCTAGAGTTCCAGCATACTCACACTGGAAGTATGATGTCATCAGTTTTTACTACTGCTGTCTGTGGTCAGACAACTGTGAATACTACTTCACCCACCGCCCGTCCAGTGACTGCAGAACATATCGTCCTCCTAGAGCAG CTGCTGTCCTTGGTGACCCTCACTTCATGACATTCGATGGCGTGACTTTCACCTTCAATGGGAAAGGAGAGTACAGTCTTGTTCACTCTTCAGCCTATGAGCTGTCTGTGCAAGGCAGGACTGAACCAATGAAATCAGAGAATG GTTCTGAGGTTATGGCAACACGACTCTGTTCAGTGGCCATGAGGGAGAAAGACTCTGATGTCATCGAGGTGCGTCTTGGAGACCAAGTAGATGAGCTCCAGGTCTTAATGAACCAACAGGTGCTTTTCTTTTCCGAGCAAAAATGGATCGACCTTAAGG gtgtttttgttttttcccctaaACCTACTAATGTGACAGTGATGTTTCCTTCGGGGACAGGAGTAGAGGTCCGAGCAGGTGGAGGGGTCATGACCCTTACTGTTCTACTGCCCCATGACTTACACAACCAAACGCAGGGTCTGCTCGGTACAATGAATGATGACCCTGAAGATGAATTCACCTCTAGCAATGGCGTGATCATCCCTTCCAATAGCAGTGCACAGGACATATTCACCTATTGTGCTGGCT GGGCCATTACAAATGAGACTTCTCTGTTTACATACGACTCAACCCACCTCCTAAATGAATATTATTATGCCCCAAAGCACGATCCGTCATTCATCCCTAACTTTTCCGTGACTGAAGACCCCGAGGATCCCCTGCTAGAGCCAACGCTGAACCTATGTGCAGGAGAGGGGGCTTCCTTCTGTAAATATGATGCACTAAGCATGCGCAGTCTGCAACAAGGCAATGCCACACTACTGTCCTACCGGAGTCATACATCCACCAAAAAAGCTCTGGAACCTG TGCAATCCTGTGGTTGGCTGCCACCACCTAACCATGGTCAGAAGGAAGGAACCTTTTACCTGGAGGGGGCAACGGTCACATTCTCATGTAACAGTGGATACCGTCTCTATGGGTCCCAGGAACGCACCTGTCAAGGGGACGGCATGTGGTCTGGACAGGATACGCACTGTGTGGCTG